One Magnetococcales bacterium DNA segment encodes these proteins:
- a CDS encoding efflux RND transporter permease subunit yields the protein MLPPPPEKMEGPYHNLGVAGTMAKAFIHSPLSPLFLFACLAMGVMGLFLTPRQEDPQISVPMVDIFVQYPGASSEQVATLVTDPLERIMSEISGVKHVYSASMRGQAMITVEYDVGQDMEESLVKLYDRIESNMDKVPPGVMPPLVKPKAVDDVPIVTLTLWSEDVNDSALRALSLDVLQQIKQVENTSQGFIVGGRAEQIRVEVFPERLSGFGISLDQIAQTIKTANSEQGIGHLESGDQGFTVYTGSFLKSAQDVSRLMVGTRFESPVYVRDVAQVFSGPEETRQMVTYTTGPAYKGDTPPANGVPAVTLAIAKKKGSNGVSVANGVLNKVEELKGHLIPNNVHVSVTRNYGETANEKVNELLFKLFIATMAVTLLVWYSLGFKPAIVTLVVIPVVILMTVFAALILGYTIDRVSLFALIFSIGILVDDAIVVVENIYRRWLMEDQCCHLISIDAVREVGNPTILATFTVIAALLPMGFVRGMMGPYMEPIPALGSVAMLFSLFAAFIFTPWLAQLIKPSMRSLHIHSEKEHQSTERLERFYRWIIPSLLDSPVKGFAFLALLVAGFFGSMLLFYTTDVTVKILPLDNKPEFNVVINMPEGTALPRTVNVANRMTEMIREKIPEVTALQTYVGTASPFNFNGMVRHYYMRRNSWEADIQVQLLHKRDRQRTSHDLAVATREILTPYARKMGAKIQVVEMPPGPPVLQSVVAEVTGPTAAVRRQVAEQMTRFFEEAESIVDVDNYIQQSYEFWRFEVDTEKAVRRGISVDAINRNLSMAMGGAQLGDVKGGSILEPTYIVLQVPLEIRSKVSSMGDLPIATPEGTAVPLGELGRFVKDVQDPIIYHKDLRPVEFVTGEVTGRLDAPIYGMSEIEEKLERYKTPDGVVMSGEYFGPPESYSQSGFEWTGEWTVTYETFRDMGMAFGAALILIYMLVVWEFGNFTLPAIIMAPIPLTLLGIIPGHWLLNAKFTATSMIGFIALAGIIVRNSILLVDFAQQEILKGVPVRDAVILSCKARTRPILITAFALVAGSSVILGDFIFQGMAISLLFGALVSTLLTLLVIPLGCVTAQNAFVHPEVRGFIPGAEGMSQARAGGACDPDLPPPVEDKEAYTRVKNEIRQIVASKDVARDDTQKGGRSGRGRNQGRKSRPSATVASAAGGETPAGTVVTTVVEEAMAASRPESQWPPVLDQGGASVQESSPVLGDAASLSYRGEPDRPDLVQVSDAADVSKTGGAGESVGKDADREAGSPAIGTAEVMISQEAVGPVPPVEEEAVGPVPPVEEAVGPVPPVEEAVGPVPPVEEEAVGPVPPVEEEVVLKIKAGDSDASVLEHETVSEDEGAASAFLAGIAPVETGREVAVQTVKKMGDESSGVMVSRSVRAKTHGGSGGRRGIRLKMKAQGEGTGEES from the coding sequence ATGTTGCCCCCTCCACCTGAAAAAATGGAAGGGCCGTACCACAATCTTGGCGTGGCCGGCACGATGGCCAAGGCATTCATCCATTCACCGCTGTCGCCGTTGTTTTTGTTTGCGTGTCTGGCGATGGGGGTGATGGGATTGTTCCTGACGCCCAGGCAGGAGGATCCGCAGATCTCGGTCCCGATGGTGGACATTTTCGTCCAGTATCCCGGAGCTTCTTCGGAACAGGTGGCAACGTTGGTCACCGATCCGCTCGAACGGATCATGAGCGAGATTTCCGGGGTCAAACATGTCTATTCCGCCTCGATGCGCGGTCAGGCGATGATCACCGTCGAATATGATGTGGGTCAGGACATGGAGGAATCGCTGGTCAAGCTCTACGATCGGATCGAATCCAACATGGACAAGGTTCCTCCCGGGGTGATGCCGCCTCTGGTCAAGCCCAAGGCGGTGGATGATGTCCCGATCGTGACGTTGACCCTGTGGTCGGAGGATGTCAACGACAGCGCCCTGCGGGCGCTGTCCCTGGATGTCCTGCAACAGATCAAGCAGGTCGAAAACACCAGTCAGGGATTCATTGTCGGTGGACGGGCGGAACAGATTCGGGTGGAGGTGTTTCCGGAACGGTTGTCGGGGTTCGGGATCAGCCTGGACCAGATCGCCCAGACCATCAAGACCGCCAACAGCGAGCAGGGGATCGGCCATTTGGAGAGCGGCGACCAGGGATTCACGGTCTATACCGGATCCTTTCTCAAGAGTGCCCAGGATGTGTCGCGGTTGATGGTGGGGACGCGGTTCGAGTCTCCGGTCTATGTTCGTGACGTGGCCCAGGTCTTCTCGGGACCCGAGGAGACCCGGCAGATGGTGACCTATACCACCGGTCCCGCCTACAAGGGGGATACCCCTCCGGCCAACGGGGTACCGGCGGTCACCCTGGCCATCGCCAAAAAGAAAGGTTCCAACGGTGTATCGGTAGCCAATGGCGTCTTGAACAAGGTCGAGGAATTGAAGGGGCACCTCATCCCCAACAATGTTCATGTGTCGGTCACCCGCAACTATGGCGAAACCGCCAACGAAAAGGTGAACGAACTGCTGTTCAAGCTGTTCATCGCCACCATGGCGGTGACGCTCCTGGTCTGGTATTCCCTGGGGTTCAAACCGGCCATCGTGACCCTGGTGGTCATCCCGGTGGTGATCCTGATGACGGTCTTCGCCGCCTTGATCCTGGGATATACCATCGATCGGGTGTCGCTGTTCGCGCTGATTTTCTCGATCGGAATCCTGGTGGACGACGCCATCGTCGTGGTCGAGAACATCTATCGCCGCTGGCTGATGGAAGACCAGTGTTGCCATTTGATTTCCATCGACGCAGTGCGCGAGGTCGGCAATCCGACCATCCTGGCCACCTTTACCGTGATCGCCGCCCTGTTGCCGATGGGGTTCGTCCGGGGGATGATGGGACCATACATGGAACCGATTCCGGCGTTGGGATCGGTGGCGATGCTTTTTTCGTTGTTTGCCGCTTTCATCTTCACCCCGTGGCTCGCCCAGTTGATCAAACCGAGCATGCGTTCGCTGCATATCCATTCGGAAAAAGAACATCAGAGCACCGAGCGCCTCGAACGGTTCTACCGGTGGATCATTCCCAGCCTTCTCGACAGTCCGGTCAAGGGGTTCGCCTTTCTGGCCCTCCTGGTGGCGGGATTTTTCGGTTCGATGTTGCTGTTCTATACCACCGACGTGACGGTGAAGATCCTGCCGCTCGACAACAAGCCGGAATTCAACGTCGTCATCAACATGCCCGAGGGGACCGCCTTGCCGCGGACGGTGAATGTCGCCAACCGCATGACCGAAATGATCCGGGAAAAAATCCCCGAGGTCACCGCCCTTCAGACCTACGTCGGCACCGCATCGCCCTTCAACTTTAACGGCATGGTGCGTCATTACTACATGCGGCGCAATTCCTGGGAGGCGGACATCCAGGTGCAGTTGCTGCACAAGCGGGATCGGCAGCGTACCAGCCATGATCTGGCGGTGGCCACTCGTGAAATCCTGACGCCCTATGCCCGGAAAATGGGGGCGAAAATTCAGGTTGTGGAAATGCCTCCCGGACCGCCGGTGTTGCAATCGGTCGTCGCCGAGGTGACGGGTCCCACTGCCGCCGTCCGGCGTCAGGTGGCCGAGCAGATGACCCGGTTTTTCGAGGAGGCCGAAAGTATCGTCGATGTGGATAACTACATTCAGCAATCCTATGAATTCTGGCGATTCGAGGTCGATACCGAAAAGGCGGTCCGGCGGGGGATTTCGGTGGACGCCATCAACCGCAATCTGTCGATGGCGATGGGTGGGGCGCAACTGGGGGATGTCAAGGGGGGCAGCATTCTGGAGCCGACCTACATCGTTCTTCAGGTCCCCCTGGAAATCCGTTCCAAGGTGTCCAGCATGGGCGATCTGCCCATCGCGACACCCGAGGGGACGGCGGTCCCCCTGGGCGAGTTGGGACGATTCGTCAAGGATGTCCAGGACCCGATCATCTACCACAAGGATTTGCGTCCGGTCGAGTTCGTGACGGGCGAAGTGACGGGACGTCTGGATGCCCCGATTTACGGCATGTCGGAGATCGAAGAGAAACTTGAACGTTACAAGACTCCCGATGGGGTGGTCATGTCGGGGGAATATTTCGGTCCACCGGAAAGTTACAGCCAGTCGGGGTTTGAATGGACCGGCGAGTGGACCGTGACCTACGAAACGTTCCGCGACATGGGGATGGCCTTCGGCGCCGCCTTGATTCTGATTTACATGCTGGTGGTGTGGGAGTTCGGCAACTTCACCCTGCCGGCCATCATCATGGCTCCCATTCCCCTGACGCTGCTTGGGATCATTCCGGGGCATTGGCTCCTGAACGCCAAATTCACCGCCACCTCGATGATCGGTTTTATCGCCCTGGCGGGGATCATCGTGCGCAACTCGATTCTTCTGGTCGATTTTGCCCAACAGGAGATCCTCAAGGGCGTCCCGGTTCGGGATGCGGTCATCCTGTCGTGCAAGGCGAGGACGCGACCGATTTTGATCACCGCCTTTGCCCTGGTCGCGGGTTCGAGCGTGATCCTTGGCGACTTCATCTTCCAGGGCATGGCGATTTCCCTGCTGTTCGGCGCCCTGGTCTCGACACTTCTGACTTTGCTGGTCATTCCTCTGGGGTGCGTGACGGCGCAGAATGCCTTCGTTCATCCAGAGGTTCGTGGGTTCATCCCTGGAGCCGAGGGAATGTCCCAGGCCCGGGCCGGGGGGGCGTGCGACCCCGATTTGCCACCGCCGGTCGAGGACAAGGAAGCCTATACCCGGGTCAAGAATGAAATTCGCCAGATCGTCGCCAGCAAGGATGTGGCTCGTGACGATACACAAAAGGGGGGACGTTCCGGTCGGGGACGAAACCAGGGACGCAAATCCCGTCCTTCCGCCACCGTGGCGTCCGCGGCTGGAGGAGAAACACCCGCCGGGACCGTCGTGACAACGGTTGTGGAAGAGGCCATGGCGGCATCGCGGCCCGAATCCCAATGGCCTCCTGTCCTTGATCAGGGGGGTGCCTCTGTCCAGGAATCTTCACCGGTTCTTGGGGATGCGGCCTCTTTGTCGTACCGTGGGGAACCCGATCGACCTGACCTTGTCCAAGTTTCGGATGCGGCGGATGTGTCGAAAACCGGGGGTGCGGGGGAATCTGTTGGTAAAGATGCGGATCGAGAGGCGGGGTCTCCGGCGATCGGAACCGCGGAAGTGATGATTTCCCAGGAAGCCGTGGGTCCGGTGCCACCCGTTGAAGAGGAAGCCGTGGGTCCGGTGCCACCCGTTGAAGAAGCCGTGGGTCCGGTGCCACCCGTTGAAGAAGCCGTGGGTCCGGTGCCACCCGTTGAAGAGGAAGCCGTGGGTCCGGTGCCACCCGTTGAAGAGGAAGTGGTCTTGAAAATCAAGGCGGGGGATAGTGATGCTTCCGTCTTGGAACACGAAACCGTTTCGGAGGATGAAGGCGCGGCATCGGCGTTTCTTGCCGGGATCGCTCCTGTGGAAACGGGGAGGGAGGTGGCGGTTCAAACGGTCAAGAAGATGGGCGACGAGTCTTCCGGGGTGATGGTTTCCCGGTCGGTTCGTGCGAAAACTCATGGTGGTTCGGGCGGACGCCGTGGCATTCGTTTGAAGATGAAGGCCCAGGGCGAAGGAACCGGCGAGGAGTCGTGA